TCTCCTTCATTTCTTCTGTACTTTTAAAATAAAATTCATGGTTTGGGAACCCAAATCTATAACCTCTTCCTTTTCCTATAGGAGTTAATTGTTTTTCTGCATTTTTTATACAAAGTAAAATATCATGAGCATTTGCTTCTTTTTTATCCAGATAGAAAGTATTATTTTGTATGATATATTTTACATGATATTTTTTTGAGAATTTTAGTAAAATATCATTAACATAATCTTCTTCTTCTAAACCATGACGTAATAGTTCTATATAAAAATCATCTCCAAAAAGATCTTTCCACCATAAAAAAATTTTTTCTGCTTTTCTTTCTCCATAATTTAAAATGGTGTATGGAATTTCTGCATTTAAGTCTCCAGTAAGAGCAATTAAATTTTCTTTATATTTTTCGATTAACTTTTTTCCAATTCTGGGAATACCAGCATAAAAACCTTTTGTAAAACCTAATGAACAAAGTTTAGATAAATTATGATAACCCTTCTTATTTTTAGATAAAAATACTTGTTGGTATCGTTTGTCCGGTTCTTCTTTAGTAAATTTTTTTTGTGAATAATTATCTGATATAAACACTTCGCATCCTACAATTCCTTTAATTGATTTTTCTGGATAATATTTTTTATTTGTAGAATGAATAGCATTTAAAAAATGAAAAGATCCCATCATGTTTCCATAATCTGTTATACCTACAGCCGACATATTAAAATGTATAGCTCTTTCTATTAAAGATTGAATGTTCATAGTTGAATAAAGAATAGAAAAATAGGTGTGATTATGAATATGAGAATATTTTTTTTTTTTCAATTTATCCTTTAAAATTGCATCATTATTTTTGATAAATATTTTTTTTTCTTTTCTTGAAGAAAGAAAAGGAATATGATTATCTTTTTCTTTAAAAAAAACCATAGAAGAAGAGATTTTCTTTGTATTTTTTTTTCTAAAGTTTAATATTACATCTTCTTTTACCCCTATATCTTGATGTGATATTACTCCTATGCGTAATAATTCTAAAAAAGAACGTGCTGTAGCTTTTACATCATTTGATGCGTTATGTAAATTTGTAATTTTTTCTCCAAAAAGTTTTTGATATAATTCAGATAATGTAGGCCATTTTAATCTTTTTCCAATTCCTGATAATTTGCAATAAGAAGTAGAAATTACTTTTGTATCTAACAACTTTTTCTTTAGGAAAGAAACTGAGATTTTTTTTCTAAAAAACTCACATTTGATAACTTTTATATCAAAATCTAAATTATGACCAATTAAACATTGAGATTTATCAAGAGATTTTTTAAATTCATTTAGAACAAAACTTAAATCCACTCCATACTTATCCGCTTTTTCATTAGTTATTCCATGAATCTTAAAAGCATTAAAAGGAATATCATAATGATCAGGTTTTATAATGAAACTTTTAAATTCTGTATAATCGCCTATTATATCATGATTTTGCCATGAAATTTGTACGATTCTTGGCCAATCTTCTACATTAGTAATTGGAAGATTATAAGATACAGGCAATCCTGTTGTTTCGGTGTCAACAATGAGATACATTTTATATTTCAATTATAATAGAAAAAGTTAATGAAAAATTATTAGTTTTGTATTACCTGTTTTTTTATGCAAATAAAAAAATAAATAAACAAAAAAAATATTAAAATTACTGTATTCTAGTTTTTCTATCCATCCATGTTATGTATTTTTGAATAGAAAAAAAGTAAAAAAATAATAAAAATTATGTCTAATCAAGCTGAAGAAATAAAAAAAAAATCATCCATTTCATATGAAATAAAAAATGAAGAACTGAACGATCAGGAAAATATAAAAGTAAGTTTCGATTGGACGGAATACGAAACTCATTTAAATAATGAGATACAAGAAGAAAGAAAAAAATTTGAAGAAATATATACAAAAACTTTACCAGATGTTCAAGAATTAGAAATATATCAAGGAATTGTTACACATGTTTCGAACAAAACTATTATTGTAGATATTGGATTCAAAGCTGAAGGAGCTATTCCTATTAGTGAATTTAGAGAAAATACTGATATTCAGGTGGGTAGTGAAATAGAAGTGATGGTAGTAAAAATTGATTACAAAGGACAATGTATTCTTTCGTATCAAAAAGCAAAAATGTTAAGAAATTGGCAACGTATTAATGAAGCATATGAGAAATCAGAGGTAATATTAGGTTATGTTGCAGCTAGAACAAAAGGAGGATTAATTATTGAAATATTTGATATAGAATGTTTTTTACCTGGATCACATATCAATGTAAAACCTGTTCGGGATTATGATACTTATGTTGGGAAAACTATGGAACTAAAAGTAGTTAAAATTAATCAAAAAACGAAAAATGTTGTTGTTTCTCATAAAGTATTAATAGAAAGAGATATTGAAGAACAAAGAAAAGAAATGATATCAAAGTTGGATAAAGGTCAAGTATTGGAAGGGAAAATAAAAAATATTCTTCCTTATGGAGCTTTTGTAGATTTAGGGGGTGTAGATGCTCTGTTACATATTACTGATATGAGTTGGCCTCACATTAATCATCCTACAGAAGTGGTTCAATTAGAACAGGAATTAAAATTTGTTGTATTAGGTGTAGATAAGGATAAAAATCGTGTACAATTGGGGTTAAAACAATTACAACCTCATCCTTGGAATTCTTTAGATAAAAATCTAAAAGTAGGAAGTAAAGTAAAAGGTAAAGTAAGTGTTTTAGCCGATTATGGAGCATTTATTGAAATCATTCCAGGTGTAGAAGCATTATTACATATCAGTGAAATGTCTTGGTCTACGGATTTATCTTCTACTCAAGACTTTGTGCAAATAGGAGATGAGTTAGAAACTATTATATTAACTATAAATCGTCAGGAAAGAAAAATGT
The sequence above is drawn from the Blattabacterium cuenoti genome and encodes:
- the rpsA gene encoding 30S ribosomal protein S1, with the protein product MSNQAEEIKKKSSISYEIKNEELNDQENIKVSFDWTEYETHLNNEIQEERKKFEEIYTKTLPDVQELEIYQGIVTHVSNKTIIVDIGFKAEGAIPISEFRENTDIQVGSEIEVMVVKIDYKGQCILSYQKAKMLRNWQRINEAYEKSEVILGYVAARTKGGLIIEIFDIECFLPGSHINVKPVRDYDTYVGKTMELKVVKINQKTKNVVVSHKVLIERDIEEQRKEMISKLDKGQVLEGKIKNILPYGAFVDLGGVDALLHITDMSWPHINHPTEVVQLEQELKFVVLGVDKDKNRVQLGLKQLQPHPWNSLDKNLKVGSKVKGKVSVLADYGAFIEIIPGVEALLHISEMSWSTDLSSTQDFVQIGDELETIILTINRQERKMSLSVKQLTPDPWINVQAKYPIGSRHTGIVKKFTNFGVFIELEKGIIGVIYTNDLSWVKKIKHVSEFCSINDELEVIVLALDTQARRLNLGHKQLTENPWEKYEKIYYVGSIHNGVISNLFDKGASVKFIEDQKIEAFVPLRFLEKKDGSILKKGEKASFKIIEFNKESKKIVISHTSTYRDKVQKKEQRVRNRKFERSTLGDIEGLVKLKEQIEKEKNK